One genomic window of Punica granatum isolate Tunisia-2019 chromosome 1, ASM765513v2, whole genome shotgun sequence includes the following:
- the LOC116192896 gene encoding beta-carotene isomerase D27, chloroplastic isoform X2, which produces MVALSFQAVTPCNLGCSHVRDPRRVPHSVVWCGIAEPSGKPAPVGQKTKYNDGLLEKAFMMLFARKMEKFVSPTSKKDEEKKKGWFDYDYDSFVDVSKRVMQGRSRTQQQEVVREVLLSMLPPGAPAQVIEVEVNGVKQMSGVRIKKCRYLENSGCVGMCVNMCKMPTQDFFTNEFGLPLTMLPNFEDMSCDMVYGQVPPPLEEDPVSKQPCFAEICSMANPNASVCPKLQA; this is translated from the exons ATGGTGGCTCTGAGCTTCCAAGCAGTAACCCCCTGCAACCTGGGCTGCAGCCATGTCCGCGACCCGCGCCGTGTGCCACACTCCGTGGTCTGGTGCGGGATTGCGGAGCCGTCGGGGAAGCCAGCCCCGGTGGGGCAGAAGACCAAGTACAATGATGGGCTATTAGAGAAGGCATTCATGATGCTCTTCGCCCGGAAGATGGAGAAGTTTGTCTCCCCTACGAGCAAGAAGGacgaggagaagaagaaagggtGGTTCGATTACGACTACGACAGCTTCGTGGACGTGTCGAAGAGGGTAATGCAGGGTAGGTCTCGGACTCAGCAGCAGGAGGTTGTTAGGGAGGTGCTCCTTTCTATGCTTCCACCGGGTGCGCCTGCTCAG GTCATAGAAGTTGAGGTAAATGGAGTGAAGCAGATGAGCGGTGTACGCATTAAGAAATGCCG GTACCTGGAGAACAGCGGATGCGTGGGAATGTGCGTGAACATGTGCAAGATGCCCACCCAGGATTTCTTCACTAACGAGTTCGGGCTACCCCTCACTATGTTACCAA ATTTCGAAGATATGAGCTGTGATATGGTGTATGGTCAAGTTCCGCCACCACTTGAGGAGGATCCGGTGTCTAAACAGCCTTGTTTTGCGGAAATTT GTTCAATGGCTAATCCTAATGCCTCTGTCTGCCCTAAACTACAAGCTTGA
- the LOC116192896 gene encoding beta-carotene isomerase D27, chloroplastic isoform X1, giving the protein MVALSFQAVTPCNLGCSHVRDPRRVPHSVVWCGIAEPSGKPAPVGQKTKYNDGLLEKAFMMLFARKMEKFVSPTSKKDEEKKKGWFDYDYDSFVDVSKRVMQGRSRTQQQEVVREVLLSMLPPGAPAQFRKLFPPTKWAAEFNAALTVPFFHWLVGPSEVIEVEVNGVKQMSGVRIKKCRYLENSGCVGMCVNMCKMPTQDFFTNEFGLPLTMLPNFEDMSCDMVYGQVPPPLEEDPVSKQPCFAEICSMANPNASVCPKLQA; this is encoded by the exons ATGGTGGCTCTGAGCTTCCAAGCAGTAACCCCCTGCAACCTGGGCTGCAGCCATGTCCGCGACCCGCGCCGTGTGCCACACTCCGTGGTCTGGTGCGGGATTGCGGAGCCGTCGGGGAAGCCAGCCCCGGTGGGGCAGAAGACCAAGTACAATGATGGGCTATTAGAGAAGGCATTCATGATGCTCTTCGCCCGGAAGATGGAGAAGTTTGTCTCCCCTACGAGCAAGAAGGacgaggagaagaagaaagggtGGTTCGATTACGACTACGACAGCTTCGTGGACGTGTCGAAGAGGGTAATGCAGGGTAGGTCTCGGACTCAGCAGCAGGAGGTTGTTAGGGAGGTGCTCCTTTCTATGCTTCCACCGGGTGCGCCTGCTCAG TTCCGGAAGTTGTTTCCGCCGACGAAATGGGCTGCAGAGTTCAATGCTGCACTCACAGTTCCTTTCTTTCATTGGCTTGTTGGCCCTTCTGAG GTCATAGAAGTTGAGGTAAATGGAGTGAAGCAGATGAGCGGTGTACGCATTAAGAAATGCCG GTACCTGGAGAACAGCGGATGCGTGGGAATGTGCGTGAACATGTGCAAGATGCCCACCCAGGATTTCTTCACTAACGAGTTCGGGCTACCCCTCACTATGTTACCAA ATTTCGAAGATATGAGCTGTGATATGGTGTATGGTCAAGTTCCGCCACCACTTGAGGAGGATCCGGTGTCTAAACAGCCTTGTTTTGCGGAAATTT GTTCAATGGCTAATCCTAATGCCTCTGTCTGCCCTAAACTACAAGCTTGA
- the LOC116192895 gene encoding endoglucanase 1-like, which yields MAINANLSPLPLPLLSLILLSSCLVCSAFTSKDYSDALEKSILFFEGQRSGKLPSNQRLTWRGDSALSDGSSYHVDLTGGYYDAGDNVKFGLPMAFTTTLLAWSVIEFGSSMQGQIENARAAVRWSADYLLKAATATPGTLYVQVGDPNMDHKCWERPEDMDTPRNVYKVSTQNPGSDVAAETAAALAAASIVFKDSNPSYSAKLLETAKKVFDFADKYRGSYSDSLNSIVCPFYCSYSGYQDELLWGASWIHRASQDSSYLTYIQSNGHTMGADDDVFSFSWDDKRAGTKILLSKDFLEKNSEEFQLYKAHSDRYICSLIPGASGFSAQYTPGGLLYKQSESNLQYVTTASFLTLVYAKYLTSNGKAGVSCGASTITAEQLISQAKKQVDYILGDNPAKMSYMVGFGPKYPQHIHHRGSSVPSVRDHPDRIPCSTGFQYLYSGSANPNILVGAIVGGPDNSDNFADDRNNYQQSEPATYINAPFVGALAFLSGQSSAGH from the exons ATGGCCATAAATGCCAACTTATCTCCTCTGCCACTGCCATTGTTGAGTCTCATCCTTCTTTCGAGCTGCTTAGTCTGCTCGGCATTCACGTCAAAAGACTACTCCGATGCCCTTGAGAAGTCCATCCTCTTCTTCGAGGGCCAGAGGTCCGGGAAGTTGCCCTCTAACCAGCGGCTTACCTGGAGGGGCGATTCCGCCCTATCTGACGGCTCGTCTTATCAT GTGGACTTGACAGGGGGGTACTATGACGCTGGAGACAATGTGAAGTTTGGGTTGCCGATGGCTTTCACGACCACATTGCTTGCGTGGAGCGTGATAGAGTTTGGGAGCTCGATGCAGGGCCAAATCGAGAATGCCAGGGCTGCTGTCCGTTGGAGCGCTGATTATCTCCTCAAAGCAGCCACCGCAACTCCAGGCACCTTATATGTTCAA GTGGGAGACCCGAACATGGACCACAAGTGCTGGGAGAGGCCAGAGGACATGGATACGCCAAGAAATGTGTACAAGGTGTCGACCCAAAATCCGGGATCTGATGTGGCGGCTGAGACTGCAGCAGCCCTTGCTGCAGCCTCCATCGTGTTCAAGGACTCTAACCCTTCTTATTCTGCAAAATTGCTCGAGACTGCCAAGAAA GTCTTTGATTTTGCGGACAAATATCGTGGATCCTACAGCGACTCCCTCAACTCCATTGTGTGCCCATTTTATTGCTCCTACTCAGGATACCAAGATGAGCTTCTCTGGGGAGCGTCATGGATTCATCGAGCTTCACAGGACAGCTCCTACCTGACCTACATTCAGTCCAACGGCCACACGATGGGAGCAGATGATGATGTCTTCTCATTCAGCTGGGACGACAAGAGGGCTGGCACGAAAATCCTCCTCTCCAAG GACTTTTTAGAGAAAAATTCGGAAGAATTTCAGCTGTATAAGGCACACTCCGACAGATACATATGCTCTCTGATTCCCGGGGCCTCTGGTTTCAGTGCTCAATATACTCCAG GGGGACTTCTATACAAGCAAAGTGAGAGCAACCTCCAATATGTGACCACCGCATCATTCCTCACCTTGGTTTATGCAAAGTACTTGACATCCAACGGAAAAGCCGGCGTCTCCTGCGGGGCCTCAACAATCACGGCGGAGCAGCTCATCTCCCAGGCCAAGAAGCAGGTAGACTACATCCTTGGAGACAACCCCGCGAAGATGTCCTACATGGTGGGGTTCGGTCCCAAGTACCCGCAGCATATCCACCACAGGGGCTCTTCTGTCCCCTCTGTCCGGGACCACCCCGACCGCATCCCCTGCAGCACTGGGTTCCAGTACCTCTACTCAGGCTCGGCCAACCCAAACATTCTAGTTGGGGCCATAGTCGGCGGACCCGACAACAGCGACAACTTTGCAGATGATCGGAACAATTACCAGCAATCGGAGCCCGCCACATATATCAACGCTCCGTTTGTTGGTGCCCTCGCGTTCTTATCAGGCCAAAGTTCGGCAGGCCATTAA
- the LOC116189081 gene encoding protein CANDIDATE G-PROTEIN COUPLED RECEPTOR 7: MASPRTVPLLYLLILVLASLAAAEIRFTEIRSDDRPIIPFDEFGFTHTGRLELNLSHITLSPAFPDSELGKVGFFLCTRDSWLHVLQQLEDEEISCVLQSDLVKHVFSFDKLQGDKSSINTVYSQNDADQYTLVFANCLQKPQPLKVSMDVRSAMYNLDGKSGTRDYLSAGRTILPRVYFLFFLIYFALAGLWIYVLYKKRLTVFKIHFFMLAVVVLKGLNLLCEAEDKSYIKRTGSAHGWDVLFYMFSFLKGIMLFTLIVLIGTGWSFLKPYLQDKEKKVLMIVIPLQVVANIAQVVIDETGPFAQDWVTWKQVFLLVDVVCCCAVLFPIVWSIKNLREAARTDGKAAVNLMKLTLFRQYYIVVICYIYFTRVVVYALETITSYKYLWTSVVAAELATLAFYAFTGYKFRPEAHNPYFVIDDEEEEAAAEALKLEDEFEL; encoded by the coding sequence ATGGCGTCTCCGAGGACGGTCCCGCTCTTGTATCTCCTGATCCTGGTCCTGGCGTCGCTGGCCGCCGCGGAGATCCGGTTCACGGAGATCCGATCGGATGACCGCCCAATCATCCCCTTCGACGAGTTCGGGTTCACCCACACGGGCCGGCTCGAGCTCAATCTCTCCCACATCACCCTCTCGCCCGCCTTCCCCGACTCCGAGCTCGGTAAGGTCGGGTTCTTCCTCTGCACCCGCGACTCGTGGCTGCACGTGCTGCAGCAGCTCGAGGACGAGGAGATCTCCTGCGTCCTCCAGTCCGACCTCGTCAAGCATGTCTTCAGCTTCGACAAGCTCCAGGGTGACAAGTCGAGCATCAACACTGTGTATTCCCAGAACGACGCTGACCAGTACACTTTAGTGTTCGCGAATTGCCTCCAGAAACCGCAGCCTCTGAAGGTCTCCATGGATGTACGATCCGCGATGTACAACCTCGATGGGAAGAGCGGCACGAGGGATTACCTCTCCGCCGGCAGGACCATCCTCCCCAGGGTTTATTTCCTCTTCTTTCTGATTTATTTTGCGCTAGCGGGTCTCTGGATCTATGTCCTCTACAAGAAACGCCTCACCGTCTTTAAGATCCACTTCTTCATGCTTGCGGTGGTTGTCCTGAAAGGGCTGAATTTGTTGTGTGAAGCTGAGGATAAATCGTATATTAAGCGCACTGGGAGTGCCCATGGTTGGGATGTGCTGTTCTACATGTTTAGCTTCCTGAAGGGAATTATGCTCTTCACCCTGATTGTCTTGATCGGCACTGGGTGGTCGTTCTTGAAACCTTACTTGCAGGACAAGGAGAAGAAGGTCTTGATGATAGTGATTCCCCTTCAGGTCGTGGCGAATATTGCCCAGGTCGTGATCGATGAGACTGGGCCTTTTGCGCAGGACTGGGTCACGTGGAAGCAGGTGTTTTTGCTGGTCGATGTGGTTTGCTGCTGTGCTGTCTTGTTCCCGATCGTGTGGTCGATTAAGAACCTGCGTGAGGCTGCACGTACCGATGGGAAGGCGGCAGTGAACCTGATGAAGCTGACCCTGTTCAGGCAGTATTACATTGTGGTTATTTGCTATATCTACTTTACCCGGGTTGTGGTTTATGCTTTGGAGACGATCACGTCATATAAGTATCTCTGGACTAGTGTGGTGGCTGCGGAGCTGGCAACATTGGCTTTCTACGCATTCACAGGATATAAGTTCAGGCCTGAGGCACATAACCCTTACTTTGTGATTGATgacgaggaggaagaggcTGCAGCTGAAGCATTGAAGCTCGAAGATGAGTTTGAATTATGA
- the LOC116192610 gene encoding growth-regulating factor 8-like, whose product MKLTETGGGFGFGGYGEGSGGSAFANSSSAAATKSLLPFSSSAAAAAASALADTSFLSPSSSSPGETMGNPRAAFTLAQREELERQTMIFKYMVASIPVPPQLLLPLKSNTTLGWTRNSSSSSSDPEPWRCKRTDGKKWRCSRDVAPHQKYCERHSHKNRPRSRKPVEFLSNNAAIKPPMQSRDSTLVGSSVTGQESLSHLLPYHTQKEFSHAVVSATPRSLEWFMKGEVIALPNSDQLQWQHPPHQHQQQQQRHRPLSSYGPDQELQAQGGGGLMNDQCSLLLGMASLEGHNCPKGSASSSKREPVSSLSLAMFGGRGEVGEEGDDDGRESVGQMDLGVRLNIVSSTGECERRVESRPHWMSPGGPLAEALCLGTTSIGKSSPSDLS is encoded by the exons ATGAAATTGACGGAAACGGGAGGTGGATTTGGTTTCGGAGGTTACGGAGAGGGTAGTGGTGGTTCAGCTTTTGCTAATTCTTCTTCTGCTGCTGCCACAAAATCTCTTCTTCCCTTTAGTtcctctgctgctgctgctgctgcttctgctCTCGCTGATACTTCATTCCTCAgtccctcttcttcctccccag GAGAAACGATGGGGAACCCAAGGGCAGCTTTCACACTCGCGCAGAGGGAAGAACTGGAGAGGCAGACAATGATCTTCAAGTACATGGTGGCCTCTATTCCTGTTCCTCCTCAGCTCCTCTTGCCCCTGAAATCAAACACCACACTCGGCTGGACTC GGAATTCGAGCTCATCATCTTCAGATCCGGAGCCGTGGAGATGCAAGAGAACGGACGGTAAGAAATGGAGGTGCTCCAGGGATGTGGCTCCGCACCAGAAGTACTGCGAGCGTCACTCACATAAGAACCGTCCCCGTTCAAGAAAGCCTGTGGAATTCCTCAGTAACAACGCCGCTATCAAGCCGCCTATGCAATCTAGAGACTCGACCCTCGTTGGTTCGTCCGTCACCGGTCAGGAGTCCCTTTCTCATCTACTTCCTTACCACACCCAGAAAGAGTTCTCTCATGCTGTGGTCTCTGCTACTCCAAG GAGCTTGGAGTGGTTCATGAAAGGAGAAGTAATTGCTCTTCCCAATTCAGACCAATTACAGTGGCAGCACCCACCTCATCAGCATCAGCAACAGCAACAACGGCATAGGCCTCTGAGCTCTTATGGGCCTGACCAAGAACTCCAAGCccaaggaggaggaggcctTATGAATGACCAGTGTAGCTTGTTACTTGGGATGGCCTCTTTGGAAGGTCATAACTGCCCAAAGGGATCTGCTTCTTCATCCAAAAGGGAACCAGTATCATCTCTAAGTTTGGCCATGTTCGGTGGAAGGGGAGAAGTTGGAGAGGAAGGCGATGATGATGGAAGGGAGAGTGTCGGGCAAATGGACCTTGGAGTCAGGCTTAATATTGTCAGTAGTACTGGGGAGTGTGAGAGGAGAGTTGAGTCGAGGCCCCATTGGATGAGCCCCGGCGGGCCACTTGCCGAAGCCTTATGCCTTGGCACAACAAGCATTGGGAAATCATCCCCAAGTGACCTGTCCTGA
- the LOC116193315 gene encoding protein IQ-DOMAIN 1-like: MGKKTGCSSSSSTSSSTTSSSSSWLTLVKRAFRSPTKDNTDKRNGRRREENAHEDEEKKREKRRWLFRKSSSSQAEAKPKAETCATVDPVIVNEQRHAIAVAAATAVAAEAAVATAQAAMEIARLTRPATNFSKENWAAVLIQTAFRGYLARRALRALKGLVKLQALVRGHNVRKQAKLTLQCMQALVRVQHRMRDQRARLSHEGSRKSMFAESNNLWESSYLQDIRERKSISRNTSCAADFWDEQPINEMVDIEAMLQSRKEVVSQRERALSRAFSQQMWRTQRHPSLGDEKEFEEEKIKWLDRWMATKQWESDGRASTDRKDNIKTVEIDTSRPYAVPRNGRRSASYQSHQHYYNRPATPQSVASPLHRAHQSTPLHQHSPATPSPSKTRPIQVRSASPRCYRDLERCYSAANTPSLAASTNYWLNATAHRSSTGGAGMAPISTSIPNYMAATESAKARARSQSAPRQRPSTPERDRVGSGSSAARKRLSYPVPDAQGGFYGISGTSSFSQNLRSPSFKSAHCSFYGMEQRSNLSCYTESLGGEISPCSTTDLRWFR; the protein is encoded by the exons ATGGGAAAGAAGACTGGgtgttcttcctcttcttccaccTCTTCCTCCAccacttcctcttcctcttcctggCTGACCCTCGTGAAGAGGGCCTTCAGGTCCCCCACCAAGGATAACACCGACAAGCGCAACGGCAGACGGCGAGAAGAAAATGCCCATGAAGACGAAGAAAAG AAGAGGGAGAAGCGAAGATGGCTGTTCCGCAAGTCGAGCTCTAGCCAAGCTGAGGCCAAGCCAAAGGCGGAGACGTGTGCAACGGTGGACCCCGTCATAGTGAACGAGCAAAGGCACGCGATTGCAGTGGCTGCAGCCACAGCTGTGGCTGCCGAAGCGGCAGTGGCAACAGCACAGGCGGCAATGGAGATTGCTCGACTCACTAGGCCAGCCACCAACTTCTCCAAAGAAAACTGGGCTGCCGTCCTCATTCAAACCGCTTTCAGGGGTTACTTG GCAAGGAGAGCTCTGCGTGCCCTTAAGGGCTTGGTGAAGCTCCAAGCCCTTGTTAGAGGCCACAACGTCCGGAAACAGGCGAAACTGACGCTCCAGTGCATGCAAGCCCTCGTGCGAGTGCAACACCGAATGCGGGACCAGCGTGCGAGGCTGTCTCACGAGGGTAGCAGGAAGTCCATGTTTGCTGAATCTAACAACCTCTGGGAGTCATCCTACCTTCAGGACATACGTGAGAGGAAGTCGATT TCTAGGAACACGAGTTGCGCAGCAGATTTCTGGGATGAGCAGCCGATCAACGAAATGGTCGATATTGAGGCGATGCTGCAGAGCAGAAAAGAGGTTGTGTCGCAGCGAGAAAGAGCACTATCGCGAGCCTTTTCTCAACAG ATGTGGAGAACTCAACGTCACCCGTCTCTCGGGGATGAAAAGGAGTTTGAGGAAGAGAAGATCAAGTGGCTTGACCGGTGGATGGCAACGAAGCAGTGGGAGAGTGACGGTAGAGCTTCGACCGACAGGAAGGACAATATCAAGACCGTCGAGATTGACACTTCTCGGCCTTATGCAGTGCCGAGAAATGGCCGAAGATCAGCTTCCTATCAAAGTCACCAGCACTACTACAACAGACCTGCGACCCCACAATCGGTTGCTTCTCCGCTACATCGGGCCCACCAGAGCACGCCCCTCCACCAACATTCCCCGGCAACTCCTTCTCCGTCCAAGACTCGGCCTATCCAAGTACGATCGGCGAGCCCGCGATGCTACAGGGACTTGGAGAGGTGCTACTCGGCGGCCAACACTCCAAGTCTAGCTGCCTCAACCAATTACTGGCTTAACGCCACTGCTCACAGGAGCAGTACTGGTGGGGCTGGAATGGCTCCGATTTCCACGTCGATCCCCAACTACATGGCAGCCACTGAATCAGCCAAGGCCCGAGCCAGATCCCAGAGCGCCCCGAGGCAGAGGCCATCCACGCCCGAGCGAGACCGGGTAGGCAGCGGCTCCTCTGCAGCCCGGAAACGCCTGTCTTACCCTGTCCCTGATGCTCAGGGAGGATTTTACGGGATCAGCGGCACGAGCAGCTTCAGCCAGAACCTGAGGAGCCCGAGCTTCAAAAGCGCTCACTGCAGCTTTTACGGGATGGAGCAGAGATCGAACCTGTCATGCTACACGGAGAGTCTCGGGGGCGAGATCTCCCCTTGTTCGACAACCGATCTTAGGTGGTTTAGGTGA